One Peribacillus simplex NBRC 15720 = DSM 1321 genomic region harbors:
- a CDS encoding CoA transferase subunit A — MSKLLTSFDSAIQQIEDGATIIVGGFGLSGIPEKLIIALRNKGVKDLTIVSNNCGVDDWGLGLLLENKQIKKMIASYVGENKLFEQQFLSGELEVELVPQGTLAERLRAGGAGIPAFYTATGVGTEVANGKEHKEFDGRTYIMEKGIVGDFAFVKAWKADHFGNLVYRKTARNFNPVVATAGKVTIVEVEELVGTGELDPDEIHTSGVYVQKVLVGNDYEKRIERLTTANA, encoded by the coding sequence ATGAGTAAATTATTAACATCTTTTGATAGCGCTATTCAACAAATCGAGGATGGAGCAACCATTATCGTTGGCGGGTTCGGATTAAGTGGAATTCCAGAAAAACTAATCATTGCATTGCGTAACAAAGGTGTAAAGGATTTGACGATTGTCAGCAACAATTGTGGTGTCGATGATTGGGGTCTTGGTCTTTTGCTTGAAAACAAACAAATCAAAAAAATGATCGCTTCTTATGTAGGGGAAAATAAGTTATTTGAACAGCAATTTTTAAGTGGCGAGCTGGAGGTCGAGCTAGTTCCCCAAGGAACGTTGGCCGAGCGTTTAAGAGCGGGCGGAGCGGGAATTCCTGCCTTTTATACAGCCACAGGAGTAGGAACGGAAGTCGCAAATGGTAAAGAACATAAAGAGTTTGATGGCCGCACATACATTATGGAAAAAGGAATAGTCGGAGATTTTGCCTTTGTAAAAGCCTGGAAAGCAGATCATTTCGGTAATCTTGTATATCGGAAAACCGCAAGGAATTTTAATCCTGTCGTTGCCACCGCAGGGAAAGTTACGATTGTCGAAGTGGAGGAGCTAGTGGGCACAGGAGAGCTCGATCCAGATGAAATTCATACTTCAGGGGTTTATGTACAAAAAGTGCTTGTAGGAAATGACTATGAAAAACGAATTGAAAGACTTACAACTGCTAACGCATAA
- a CDS encoding 3-oxoacid CoA-transferase subunit B gives MTRQLILERAVKEIKDGMCVNLGIGMPTLIANMIPNDFNVMLQSENGLLGIGPYPKKDEVDPDLINAGKETVTAKSGASFFDSAESFAMIRGGHIDLAILGGMEVSENGDLANWMIPGKMVKGMGGAMDLVQGAKRIVVIMDHVNKHGESKVKKNCTLPLTGEKVVHCLITELAVFQFTEAGMELIELQNGITLDEVKSKTEADFTISPSIEIRA, from the coding sequence ATGACTAGACAACTAATTTTAGAACGGGCTGTAAAAGAAATCAAAGATGGTATGTGTGTAAATTTAGGGATTGGAATGCCGACCTTGATTGCCAACATGATTCCAAATGACTTTAATGTCATGCTTCAATCGGAAAATGGCTTACTCGGAATCGGGCCTTATCCAAAAAAGGATGAAGTCGATCCGGATTTGATTAATGCAGGAAAAGAAACAGTAACGGCAAAATCGGGGGCATCATTTTTTGATAGCGCTGAATCATTCGCGATGATTCGCGGCGGCCACATCGATCTAGCCATTTTAGGCGGGATGGAAGTTTCCGAAAATGGGGACTTGGCAAACTGGATGATTCCAGGGAAGATGGTAAAAGGAATGGGAGGAGCGATGGACCTCGTCCAAGGCGCAAAACGAATTGTTGTCATTATGGACCATGTGAACAAGCATGGGGAATCCAAAGTGAAAAAGAACTGTACTTTGCCATTGACGGGGGAAAAAGTCGTCCATTGCCTGATTACCGAACTGGCTGTTTTTCAATTTACAGAAGCTGGCATGGAATTGATAGAATTGCAAAATGGCATAACACTTGATGAAGTGAAAAGTAAAACAGAGGCTGACTTTACAATAAGCCCCTCTATTGAAATTAGAGCGTAA
- a CDS encoding M15 family metallopeptidase, with protein sequence MTVALRRLLDRSVKKMGKGMNPVVKASALEMVERAYTEGITVQISAGHRSLEEQAALYGQGRVYSYNGKNYSNLAKPIVTNAKPGQSYHNFGLAIDYFIVSDDGKRAIWTVDSKWQRVAAIGKDLGFKWGGDWSSFKDYPHLEMTGGLSFTQLQAGKEPHLTFKLEKMEMPKTSKGDSQIISIQNTLNSRYKTAIEGDGFYGPKTRSALIKGLQTELNKQFNKRLVVDGKWGPRTKTAIVTKKKGAAGNIIWILQAALYMEGFNPGYLDGEFGEKTEAVLFKYQKASRISADKFAGQETWNELFA encoded by the coding sequence TTGACGGTAGCATTACGAAGATTATTGGATCGATCAGTGAAAAAGATGGGCAAAGGGATGAATCCTGTGGTGAAGGCATCAGCATTGGAAATGGTGGAACGTGCTTATACTGAAGGGATCACTGTACAGATAAGTGCCGGCCATCGCTCTTTGGAAGAACAAGCCGCGCTTTATGGTCAAGGACGAGTTTATAGCTATAATGGAAAAAACTACAGTAATCTAGCTAAACCTATTGTGACGAACGCTAAGCCAGGGCAATCCTATCATAATTTTGGACTGGCCATTGATTACTTCATTGTGAGTGATGATGGTAAGAGAGCGATATGGACAGTGGATTCAAAGTGGCAGCGTGTGGCTGCCATAGGTAAGGATTTAGGATTTAAATGGGGCGGGGATTGGAGTTCATTCAAGGATTATCCCCACTTGGAGATGACAGGCGGGTTATCTTTTACACAGTTACAAGCAGGAAAAGAACCTCACCTAACCTTCAAATTAGAAAAAATGGAAATGCCAAAGACCAGCAAAGGAGATAGTCAAATAATTTCGATACAAAATACGTTAAATAGCCGATATAAAACGGCTATTGAGGGTGATGGATTTTATGGTCCCAAAACTCGATCGGCCCTTATAAAAGGTTTACAAACGGAGTTGAATAAGCAATTCAATAAAAGACTAGTTGTCGATGGAAAATGGGGACCTAGAACCAAGACTGCAATCGTCACCAAAAAAAAAGGAGCTGCAGGCAATATCATATGGATCCTGCAAGCAGCGCTCTATATGGAAGGATTTAACCCCGGGTACCTTGACGGAGAATTTGGGGAAAAAACCGAGGCGGTATTATTCAAATATCAAAAGGCAAGCAGAATTTCCGCCGATAAGTTTGCAGGTCAAGAAACATGGAATGAATTGTTTGCTTGA
- a CDS encoding GNAT family N-acetyltransferase, which yields MSERGKETKIEIKPWEDKDLELLFQLNAPEMMEHLGGPESNEQILKRHQRYLQIGDKGCMFSINSFPETEAAGSVGYWQTVWNDENVYEIGWSVLPSFQGKGIASHAVKALIEKIKAERKYKYIHAFPSINNPASNAICRKLKFNLISECEFEYPPGSFMQCNDWCLELE from the coding sequence ATTTCAGAACGAGGCAAAGAAACTAAAATAGAAATTAAACCGTGGGAAGATAAAGACCTTGAATTGCTTTTTCAACTAAATGCCCCAGAAATGATGGAACATCTTGGCGGACCAGAAAGTAATGAACAAATCCTGAAACGCCATCAACGATACCTACAGATTGGAGATAAGGGGTGTATGTTTAGCATCAACTCGTTTCCAGAGACAGAGGCAGCCGGTTCCGTTGGCTACTGGCAAACGGTCTGGAACGATGAAAATGTGTACGAAATCGGTTGGAGCGTCCTCCCTTCATTTCAAGGTAAAGGAATCGCATCTCATGCCGTGAAGGCACTGATAGAGAAAATCAAAGCAGAACGAAAATACAAATACATTCACGCATTCCCTTCGATCAATAATCCTGCATCAAACGCAATTTGCCGCAAGCTTAAATTCAACCTCATCTCCGAATGTGAATTCGAATACCCGCCAGGGAGCTTTATGCAATGCAATGATTGGTGCTTGGAACTGGAATGA
- a CDS encoding sigma-54 interaction domain-containing protein has product MTENGDEEMKSSVNQFSTQFEWILNVINVGVHIVNKDGDTVFYNEMMAHIDGLDREQVLGENIFQLYPSLTDESSTLHVALEKGNETIESIQTYVNLKEKKITSINSTYPLYEDGEIIGAVEIAKDITKVMNMYDQIVDLRSQLAETHKKNKFSEGTATYHFSDLIGNSPAFQQAISLAKKAARTHSPVMIYGPTGTGKELVVQSIHNVSAQRNQPFIAQNCAAVPKELMEGLLFGTTKGAFTGAMDRMGIFEQANGGTLFLDELNSLDLGLQAKLLRVLQEGEVRRVGGSKEQKVNVKIIAAMNISPEEALDRGIIRSDLFFRLNVVTIQMPSLVERKTDIPEIVNHFIQKFNKSFFSEVRGISQKAMQRLLQYPWPGNIRELGHAIELTFNVMDAGEDLIDEHHLPAYLFPSGNYAAANAQSHPSPLKNKIDLPVVLEEMEREMIINMFEKYNGNISKTAEALNIKRQGLQYKLNKYGIEKVYTAGSKESK; this is encoded by the coding sequence ATGACAGAGAACGGAGATGAAGAAATGAAATCTTCAGTAAATCAGTTTTCCACTCAATTTGAATGGATATTGAATGTGATCAATGTGGGTGTCCATATTGTGAATAAAGATGGGGATACGGTATTTTACAATGAAATGATGGCACATATCGACGGGCTTGATCGTGAACAGGTGCTGGGGGAAAATATTTTTCAGCTTTATCCTTCATTGACTGATGAATCCAGTACGCTGCATGTAGCATTGGAAAAAGGCAATGAAACGATTGAATCCATTCAAACATATGTCAACTTAAAGGAGAAAAAGATAACATCCATCAATAGTACGTATCCTTTGTATGAGGATGGTGAAATTATTGGGGCAGTGGAAATCGCAAAGGATATTACGAAGGTCATGAATATGTACGACCAAATTGTCGATTTGCGTTCCCAGCTGGCCGAGACACATAAGAAAAATAAGTTTTCTGAAGGGACGGCGACCTATCATTTTAGTGATTTGATCGGTAATAGCCCTGCTTTTCAGCAAGCCATTTCATTGGCGAAAAAAGCGGCCCGTACACATTCCCCAGTCATGATTTATGGACCAACAGGGACAGGGAAGGAACTGGTCGTGCAAAGTATACATAATGTAAGTGCTCAGCGAAATCAGCCTTTCATCGCGCAAAACTGTGCGGCTGTTCCAAAGGAATTGATGGAGGGGCTGCTGTTCGGCACGACGAAAGGGGCTTTTACCGGAGCGATGGATCGCATGGGCATTTTTGAGCAAGCAAATGGCGGTACCCTTTTCCTTGATGAGCTGAATAGCCTCGACCTCGGTCTGCAGGCAAAATTGCTGCGAGTGCTTCAGGAAGGTGAGGTGCGCCGTGTTGGAGGTTCGAAGGAGCAAAAGGTAAATGTGAAAATCATTGCTGCGATGAACATTTCTCCAGAAGAGGCGTTGGACCGGGGAATCATTCGCTCAGATTTATTCTTTCGCCTGAATGTCGTGACAATCCAAATGCCTTCACTTGTGGAGCGTAAAACGGATATTCCGGAAATAGTCAATCACTTTATTCAAAAATTCAACAAATCATTTTTTTCGGAAGTGCGCGGGATCAGCCAAAAGGCGATGCAGCGGCTTCTACAATATCCATGGCCCGGGAACATTCGTGAACTGGGACATGCCATCGAGTTAACCTTTAACGTCATGGACGCAGGGGAAGATTTGATTGATGAACATCATCTTCCTGCTTATCTTTTCCCTTCAGGAAATTATGCTGCAGCAAATGCGCAGAGCCATCCTTCCCCATTGAAAAACAAGATTGATTTACCTGTCGTTCTTGAAGAAATGGAAAGGGAAATGATCATCAATATGTTCGAGAAATATAACGGGAATATCAGCAAAACGGCAGAAGCCCTCAATATTAAAAGACAGGGACTGCAATATAAGTTAAACAAGTACGGCATTGAAAAAGTTTATACGGCAGGATCGAAGGAATCCAAGTAA
- the ablA gene encoding lysine 2,3-aminomutase → MGLDVKNKEYLGGRRHYNDIELWKDVTEEQWNDWIWQLTNTIKTLDDLKKVVNLTPDEEEGVRISTQTIPLNITPYYASLMNPDDPRCPIRLQSVPLSAEMNKTRYDLEDPLHEDEDSPVPGLTHRYPDRVLFLVTNQCSMYCRYCTRRRFSGQVGMGVPKKQLDGAIEYIRNTPEVRDVLISGGDGLLINDKILEYVLSNLRAIPHVEIIRIGTRAPVVFPQRITENLCNILKKYHPIWLNTHFNHSLELTDEAKKACDMLSMAGVPLGNQAVILAGINDSVHIMKKLMHDCVKARVRPYYIYQCDLSEGIGHFRAPVSKGLEIIEALRGHTSGYAVPTFVVDAPGGGGKIALTPNYLLSQSPDKVVLRNFEGVITSYPEPKNYVAGSADAYFDEVYGTADRKEAVGISALMTDEKFNLVPEGLRRLDKRKSYESTDEHASLKDRRDKRDEMKEKLRLAQEKKNAMAASGSVKSDGKEE, encoded by the coding sequence ATGGGATTGGATGTAAAAAATAAAGAATACCTAGGTGGACGCAGGCATTATAATGATATCGAATTGTGGAAGGATGTAACGGAAGAGCAGTGGAATGATTGGATCTGGCAATTGACCAATACGATTAAAACACTGGATGATCTGAAAAAGGTCGTCAACTTGACACCGGATGAAGAGGAAGGAGTCCGGATTTCGACTCAAACGATTCCGTTGAACATTACGCCTTATTATGCTTCATTGATGAATCCCGATGATCCTCGCTGTCCGATTCGTTTACAGTCGGTACCGCTTTCGGCAGAAATGAACAAGACTAGATATGATTTGGAGGATCCGCTGCATGAGGATGAGGATTCCCCTGTTCCTGGATTGACGCATCGTTATCCGGATCGGGTTCTATTCCTTGTAACGAACCAATGCTCCATGTACTGCAGATATTGTACGCGACGCCGTTTTTCAGGTCAGGTAGGCATGGGTGTTCCCAAGAAGCAGCTTGACGGGGCGATTGAATATATCCGGAACACTCCGGAAGTGAGGGACGTGCTGATCTCTGGAGGAGACGGCCTGTTGATCAATGATAAGATCCTTGAATACGTATTGAGTAACTTACGTGCCATACCGCATGTGGAAATCATTCGGATCGGCACACGTGCACCGGTCGTTTTCCCGCAGAGGATCACGGAAAATTTATGTAATATTCTGAAAAAATACCATCCAATTTGGTTGAATACGCATTTCAATCATTCACTTGAACTGACGGATGAAGCGAAAAAAGCATGTGATATGCTGTCGATGGCAGGGGTGCCGCTTGGTAATCAGGCAGTCATTCTGGCTGGTATCAACGATAGTGTACATATCATGAAAAAGCTTATGCATGACTGTGTTAAAGCAAGGGTTAGACCTTATTACATTTATCAATGTGATCTATCTGAAGGGATTGGCCATTTCCGGGCGCCGGTTTCAAAAGGACTGGAAATCATTGAAGCGCTGCGCGGCCATACATCAGGATATGCGGTGCCAACTTTTGTGGTGGATGCTCCTGGCGGAGGCGGAAAGATTGCCTTGACTCCGAATTACCTTCTTTCGCAAAGTCCGGATAAAGTCGTTTTACGGAACTTTGAAGGAGTGATCACAAGTTATCCGGAGCCGAAGAATTATGTTGCCGGCAGTGCGGATGCTTACTTTGATGAAGTGTATGGTACTGCGGATAGGAAAGAAGCCGTCGGGATTTCCGCACTCATGACGGATGAGAAATTCAACTTGGTACCAGAGGGCCTTCGTCGTCTTGACAAGAGAAAATCGTATGAAAGCACTGACGAACATGCTTCCTTGAAGGATCGCCGTGATAAACGGGATGAAATGAAGGAAAAATTAAGGTTAGCCCAAGAAAAAAAGAACGCCATGGCCGCTAGTGGCTCGGTGAAATCTGACGGCAAGGAGGAATGA
- a CDS encoding YokU family protein translates to MDCLWCNAPNVEESEKKDCYWIMPDGKRSIKVLQVPALNCPECGIYVSDSMNQKVDEALSIYDVSEYPDEFTYDQLLQAPVKKLFNWK, encoded by the coding sequence ATGGACTGCTTGTGGTGCAATGCCCCAAACGTAGAAGAAAGCGAAAAGAAGGATTGTTACTGGATCATGCCTGACGGGAAACGCTCAATAAAAGTCCTTCAAGTTCCAGCCTTGAACTGTCCTGAATGTGGAATCTATGTGTCTGATTCGATGAATCAAAAGGTGGATGAAGCTTTATCCATTTATGATGTGAGTGAATATCCTGATGAGTTTACGTATGATCAGCTTCTTCAGGCACCTGTCAAAAAATTATTTAATTGGAAATAG
- the ablB gene encoding putative beta-lysine N-acetyltransferase yields the protein MPVQKLPFFTQMETGDCYTMELYHDHANQRLRMDDYRGNIIKAIDRALAIAKEQGFTKVILKARNEDLSAALSQGFMLEGILSKYFKGNDAYCMAFYLTDERRTSDFWVKEDKVIQDVSQIPRLIESQKMPENYILRFATEKDAQELANLYGAIFETYPTPMNDERYIKKVMEEGTIFSVIEYEGTIVSAASAEVNEMYHNAELTDCATIPQHRKHGFMKVLISALEQELFRKNIYCSYSLARSLSMGMNAVFHQLGYEYGGRLTKNCNIWDKYEDMNIWSKDLSFK from the coding sequence ATGCCTGTTCAAAAGCTGCCTTTTTTCACCCAAATGGAGACTGGGGATTGTTATACGATGGAACTCTATCATGATCATGCCAATCAGCGCTTACGCATGGATGATTATCGGGGAAATATCATAAAAGCGATCGATCGGGCCCTTGCCATCGCAAAGGAGCAGGGCTTTACTAAAGTGATACTTAAAGCCAGGAATGAAGATTTATCCGCTGCATTGAGTCAGGGATTCATGCTGGAAGGAATATTGAGCAAGTATTTCAAAGGGAATGATGCCTATTGCATGGCCTTCTATTTAACGGATGAAAGGCGAACAAGCGACTTTTGGGTCAAGGAAGATAAAGTCATCCAAGATGTCAGTCAGATTCCTAGATTGATTGAATCTCAGAAAATGCCTGAGAATTATATCCTTCGGTTTGCTACGGAGAAAGATGCACAAGAGCTGGCGAATTTATATGGTGCCATCTTTGAAACCTATCCCACACCGATGAATGATGAGCGATATATCAAGAAAGTGATGGAGGAAGGTACGATCTTTAGTGTTATCGAATATGAAGGAACCATCGTCAGTGCTGCATCCGCGGAAGTGAATGAGATGTATCACAATGCTGAATTAACGGACTGTGCAACAATTCCCCAACATCGAAAGCATGGTTTCATGAAGGTGCTCATCTCCGCATTGGAACAAGAATTGTTCAGGAAAAACATTTATTGCTCTTATTCATTAGCGCGTTCATTGTCAATGGGTATGAACGCCGTCTTTCATCAGCTGGGATATGAATACGGAGGCAGATTAACGAAGAATTGCAATATTTGGGATAAGTATGAGGACATGAATATTTGGAGTAAAGATTTATCTTTCAAGTAG
- a CDS encoding ferredoxin: MAKYTWVDKETCIACGACGSTGPEIYDYDDQGIAFVILDDNQGNAEVPEVLHDDMQDAMEGCPTESILIQDEPFSW; this comes from the coding sequence ATGGCTAAATACACATGGGTTGATAAAGAAACCTGTATTGCGTGCGGTGCATGCGGTTCAACTGGTCCTGAAATTTATGACTATGACGATCAAGGGATCGCTTTCGTCATCTTGGACGATAATCAGGGGAATGCCGAAGTTCCTGAGGTCTTGCATGATGACATGCAAGATGCTATGGAAGGCTGCCCTACAGAATCCATCCTGATTCAGGATGAGCCTTTTAGTTGGTAA
- a CDS encoding aspartate aminotransferase family protein yields MTRNYLIKPTLDHDYPTISHGNGIYLYDIDGNQYIDGSSGAVTASIGHGVVDVVEAMTEQARKVSFAYRSHFTNEAAEALAKKLSELAPGDLNWSFFVNSGSEATETAMKIAIQHWQEKGFERKNRIVSRWTSYHGITMGALSMSGHVPRRKRFVPLLEDFPSISAPYCYRCPFNNETSGCKLQCANELETAIQRVGSENIAAFIAEPIIGASAGAVTPPDGYYQRIKEICENYDILFIADEVMTGIGRTGKMFAMEHWGVTPDIIALGKGMSAGYTPMAATMVTDRVMEPILKGSKSIMAGHTYSANPLSAAVSLEVLSYIEGNDLVQAAEVKGQYLFKKLQGLAEKFDIIGDVRGKGLLLGLEFVSDRISKTPFDLQIALTTRLVNKAFAKGLLIYPAAGAIEGIAGDAVILSPPLIITNEEIDRLVRILEASLEELQQELHAEGLIEDMQAI; encoded by the coding sequence ATGACACGCAATTATTTGATTAAGCCTACTTTAGATCATGACTATCCCACTATCTCTCATGGGAATGGAATTTATCTTTATGATATAGATGGAAATCAGTATATAGATGGATCATCAGGAGCGGTCACAGCAAGTATTGGCCATGGTGTAGTAGATGTTGTCGAGGCAATGACGGAGCAAGCCCGCAAAGTTTCTTTTGCATATAGGTCTCATTTTACGAATGAAGCCGCAGAGGCATTGGCCAAAAAGCTAAGTGAGTTGGCTCCTGGGGATTTGAATTGGTCATTTTTCGTGAATAGTGGGTCGGAAGCGACCGAAACGGCGATGAAGATAGCGATTCAACATTGGCAAGAAAAAGGGTTTGAGCGAAAAAACCGTATCGTCTCCAGGTGGACGAGTTATCACGGGATCACGATGGGTGCTTTATCGATGTCCGGCCATGTACCAAGAAGAAAGCGTTTTGTTCCGCTATTGGAGGATTTTCCTAGCATTTCGGCTCCCTACTGTTATCGCTGTCCTTTTAATAATGAAACTTCCGGATGCAAGCTTCAGTGTGCAAATGAACTGGAGACAGCCATTCAAAGGGTCGGCTCCGAGAATATAGCTGCCTTCATCGCAGAACCTATAATCGGGGCATCCGCTGGTGCTGTAACACCGCCGGATGGCTACTATCAAAGGATTAAGGAAATCTGCGAAAACTATGACATTCTTTTTATTGCCGATGAGGTAATGACGGGAATCGGACGGACAGGAAAAATGTTCGCGATGGAACACTGGGGAGTCACTCCGGATATCATCGCATTGGGTAAAGGAATGAGCGCGGGCTATACTCCAATGGCAGCCACAATGGTTACTGACCGTGTCATGGAGCCCATTTTAAAAGGCTCGAAATCCATCATGGCTGGACACACATATAGTGCAAACCCTCTATCTGCGGCCGTTTCATTGGAAGTGCTTTCCTACATTGAGGGAAATGACCTGGTTCAGGCAGCGGAAGTGAAAGGTCAATATCTGTTTAAGAAGCTGCAAGGATTGGCTGAGAAATTCGATATCATTGGTGATGTAAGAGGGAAAGGGCTGCTCCTTGGGCTTGAGTTTGTCTCAGATCGGATTTCAAAAACGCCATTTGACTTGCAAATCGCCCTGACTACAAGGCTTGTCAATAAGGCTTTTGCGAAGGGGTTGTTAATCTATCCTGCTGCAGGTGCGATTGAAGGAATCGCTGGCGATGCGGTTATCTTATCTCCGCCATTAATCATTACGAATGAAGAAATCGATCGCCTCGTCAGGATACTCGAAGCTTCCCTCGAAGAGTTGCAGCAAGAATTGCACGCGGAAGGTTTGATTGAGGACATGCAGGCTATTTAG
- a CDS encoding CoA transferase subunit A, which produces MKQVITKKNKIVTMEEALEHISDGCTLMYGGFGGVGTPPTLVQGILAKGVKELTLIGNDTGFPDIGIGRLVTAERAKKVIASHIGSNPNAGRLMTEGKLQVEFSPQGTLAERIRAGGVGLGGIFVDVGIGTIAEEGKDKIMIEGKEYLVETALTAEVSIVHAKKADSLGNLVYDKTACNFNPLVAMAGAFTIAEVDEIVPAGELDPECIVTPGIYVDMVIPTKGVNWKWAWQ; this is translated from the coding sequence ATGAAGCAGGTCATTACGAAGAAAAACAAAATTGTGACCATGGAAGAAGCATTGGAGCATATTTCCGATGGATGCACACTCATGTATGGCGGATTTGGCGGGGTGGGGACCCCTCCGACGCTCGTACAGGGTATTCTTGCCAAGGGCGTCAAGGAATTGACCTTGATTGGCAATGATACTGGATTCCCTGACATCGGCATTGGCCGGCTTGTGACTGCTGAAAGGGCAAAGAAAGTGATCGCCTCGCATATCGGATCCAATCCTAATGCCGGCAGGCTCATGACTGAAGGAAAGCTGCAAGTCGAATTTTCACCGCAAGGGACATTAGCCGAACGGATTCGTGCTGGCGGTGTAGGCTTAGGCGGGATTTTTGTCGATGTCGGGATTGGTACGATAGCCGAAGAAGGCAAGGACAAGATCATGATAGAAGGAAAAGAATATTTGGTGGAAACCGCTTTGACGGCTGAAGTCAGCATTGTCCATGCCAAAAAGGCAGATTCGCTTGGGAATTTAGTGTACGACAAGACTGCATGTAACTTCAATCCGCTCGTAGCTATGGCTGGAGCCTTCACGATTGCGGAAGTGGATGAAATTGTTCCTGCAGGCGAATTGGATCCTGAATGTATTGTCACACCAGGCATTTATGTAGATATGGTGATTCCGACTAAAGGGGTGAATTGGAAATGGGCATGGCAGTAG
- a CDS encoding 3-oxoacid CoA-transferase subunit B, with the protein MGMAVDVRNRIAKRAAKEIHDGLIVNLGIGIPTLVADHIPQDIHVLFHAENGVLGTGPSPDPGKEDPALCNAGGFPITTVMGASYFDSATAFGMIRKGYIDITILGALEVSEKGDLANWIVPGKRVPGMGGAMELAQKAKKVIVLMNHVNKQGESKILKTCTLPLTARQSVDLIITDMAVMEVTEEGLVLKEVMAPYTVDDVIRNTEATLKIHAAVNTIE; encoded by the coding sequence ATGGGCATGGCAGTAGATGTACGAAATCGCATCGCGAAACGCGCCGCCAAGGAAATTCATGACGGATTGATCGTCAACTTAGGCATCGGCATCCCTACCTTGGTGGCCGACCATATACCTCAAGATATCCATGTGCTGTTCCATGCGGAAAACGGAGTTCTCGGTACAGGTCCAAGTCCTGATCCCGGGAAAGAAGATCCTGCCCTCTGTAACGCGGGAGGGTTTCCGATCACCACTGTAATGGGCGCTTCATACTTTGACAGTGCAACAGCATTTGGAATGATCAGGAAAGGATACATCGACATCACCATCCTTGGAGCCTTGGAAGTCAGTGAAAAAGGGGATTTGGCGAATTGGATTGTCCCAGGAAAGCGGGTGCCGGGGATGGGCGGTGCAATGGAACTTGCCCAGAAAGCCAAAAAGGTGATCGTACTGATGAATCACGTGAATAAGCAGGGTGAATCGAAGATATTGAAGACATGTACGCTTCCATTGACGGCAAGGCAGAGTGTGGATTTAATCATCACGGATATGGCAGTCATGGAAGTTACAGAAGAGGGATTGGTGCTGAAGGAAGTCATGGCGCCATATACAGTGGATGATGTGATAAGGAATACGGAGGCAACGTTGAAAATCCATGCTGCTGTCAACACCATTGAATAG